A region from the Rufibacter sp. DG15C genome encodes:
- a CDS encoding ATP-dependent DNA helicase — MSSPSPSFAVVHLFSTGSYSRKQGLLQVGILSLHRGQSMLKEWFINPEVEFGRSAYQQSKISKEQAKNAETWAEQKEEIQAYLSTFTHVFYFQERHEQAWLKHHVVAYMDHPPVLADLALLSSYFLPHLNLMEMADLVALSSAAQKKPASLPMHGALAALHDQLYRLIEVLLQNIASTPENEQGQPTLFMQLLSQVLALGSLHTASAWRALLVATESVEAMESPNMAWLTPPATVETPVLPFHLRSLFTKWLPTVPEAPTVKPRPDILPPNNKNIQDALQAWYHRYDLPERYPQMQYSLFCNKAIAGKGTFAAEAGTGTGKTMGYLIAAAELLRLNPGRKVVVATATKNLQEQIVQGEIPRLRFKEGLHAHLRPAIVKGKNNYLCLSALLNIYDELVVQGKGYIKEGLSWLYLVMRVYYTQGEIEEIPQNIRAVLPDTSRLLAEANAQEVCVPQLCHEPAKCTYARHMELAYAADIIVTNHHKLLQFPPKLTELIKHCIIDEADQFPDNARHALSTGFNLGMLEARLLRPLLGTNMRKGFLDVVGDRVLKGFETETALLVMDEIDSIYRDCQTVKESSDRLQALPIPNGEQRWQEDVSFEEKGRWVTRNYSADIEQTLQELRTAIQFVAGKLERIHKFLKKPDDKTYGRLETYREKAAEFADTLQKITSDFPSRKWIHVLEKGSQYWAVSKVPYYLQYEMETLQQAYPSLLFTSATLYVASSTQYFRNQLGRAEPFDKEIRQLSPFNYEQQEQVQAVVPAFIPCFDYKMPPAEKQAWHQTAMETLLKCIVALNGRTLVLFTSRRDMDAAYNWLHTRLPAYDIELLRQEGTSLWEIRRFRQEEHSVLLGLDRMWSGVDFPGVTLSQVIVFRLPNPSISNPLVAHRKEVEGGMFWGKFYYPASQHKLRQGFGRLVRREKDKGAFVILDSRVVHSSTMNHFRTELPVEIVPFQTENELQTWLLEDLLPSLKLYSEWERRQVSLNPSVEP; from the coding sequence ATGAGTTCCCCTTCCCCATCTTTTGCAGTTGTGCACCTGTTTTCTACCGGCTCCTACAGCCGGAAGCAGGGCTTGCTGCAGGTGGGAATTCTGTCCTTGCACAGAGGCCAGAGCATGCTGAAGGAGTGGTTCATCAACCCAGAGGTGGAGTTCGGGCGGAGCGCCTACCAGCAGTCCAAAATAAGTAAGGAGCAGGCCAAAAACGCGGAGACCTGGGCCGAGCAAAAAGAAGAAATCCAAGCCTACCTAAGCACCTTCACGCACGTCTTTTACTTTCAGGAACGCCATGAGCAGGCTTGGCTCAAGCACCACGTGGTGGCGTACATGGACCATCCGCCGGTCCTCGCAGATTTGGCCTTGCTGTCGTCGTATTTTCTGCCGCACTTGAATTTGATGGAGATGGCAGATCTAGTGGCCTTATCCAGCGCGGCGCAGAAAAAACCGGCCTCCCTTCCCATGCACGGGGCCTTGGCTGCCTTGCACGACCAGCTCTACCGGCTCATAGAAGTCCTGCTGCAAAACATTGCCAGCACCCCGGAAAACGAGCAAGGCCAGCCTACGCTCTTCATGCAGTTATTGAGCCAGGTGTTGGCTTTGGGGTCCTTGCACACGGCCAGCGCGTGGCGGGCCTTGCTGGTGGCTACTGAGTCTGTGGAAGCAATGGAGTCACCTAACATGGCCTGGCTCACCCCGCCTGCTACGGTAGAGACGCCAGTCTTGCCTTTCCATTTGCGAAGTCTGTTTACTAAATGGTTGCCCACGGTGCCCGAAGCGCCCACAGTCAAACCAAGACCGGACATTCTTCCGCCTAACAACAAGAACATTCAGGATGCTTTGCAGGCCTGGTACCACCGGTATGACTTGCCGGAGCGCTACCCGCAGATGCAGTACTCCTTGTTCTGCAACAAGGCCATTGCGGGCAAAGGAACCTTCGCGGCAGAGGCCGGGACCGGCACCGGCAAAACCATGGGCTACCTCATTGCCGCCGCTGAGCTTCTGCGCCTGAACCCCGGCCGGAAAGTAGTGGTGGCCACGGCTACCAAAAATCTGCAGGAACAGATTGTACAAGGCGAGATTCCAAGACTGCGCTTCAAAGAAGGTTTGCACGCGCACCTACGCCCGGCCATTGTCAAAGGCAAGAACAACTACCTGTGCCTGTCTGCCTTGCTCAACATTTATGACGAGCTGGTGGTGCAGGGCAAAGGCTACATCAAGGAAGGGTTGAGCTGGCTGTACCTGGTCATGCGCGTATACTATACCCAGGGCGAGATTGAAGAGATTCCGCAGAACATACGGGCAGTCTTGCCAGATACGTCCAGGTTGTTAGCCGAGGCCAACGCCCAGGAAGTCTGCGTACCCCAGCTGTGCCATGAGCCAGCCAAGTGCACGTATGCCCGTCACATGGAGCTGGCCTACGCCGCCGATATCATCGTGACCAACCACCACAAGCTATTGCAGTTCCCACCCAAGCTCACCGAGCTCATCAAGCACTGCATCATTGATGAGGCCGACCAGTTCCCCGACAATGCCCGCCACGCCTTGAGCACCGGCTTCAACCTAGGCATGCTGGAGGCGCGTTTGTTGCGTCCTTTGCTGGGCACCAACATGCGCAAGGGCTTCCTGGACGTGGTAGGCGACCGCGTGCTCAAAGGCTTCGAGACCGAGACGGCCTTGCTGGTCATGGACGAGATTGACTCCATCTACCGCGACTGCCAGACTGTGAAAGAAAGCAGCGACCGCTTGCAGGCCTTGCCCATTCCGAACGGCGAACAGCGCTGGCAGGAAGACGTGTCTTTTGAGGAAAAAGGCAGGTGGGTGACCAGAAACTACAGCGCAGATATTGAACAGACCTTACAGGAATTGCGCACGGCCATTCAGTTTGTGGCTGGCAAGCTGGAACGCATCCACAAGTTCCTCAAAAAGCCCGATGACAAGACCTACGGCCGACTAGAGACCTACCGGGAGAAAGCCGCTGAGTTCGCGGACACCCTGCAAAAAATCACCAGTGACTTCCCTAGCCGAAAATGGATTCATGTGCTGGAGAAAGGCAGTCAGTATTGGGCCGTGAGCAAGGTGCCGTACTATCTGCAATATGAGATGGAGACCTTGCAACAGGCCTATCCAAGTTTGCTCTTCACCTCGGCCACACTGTACGTAGCCAGTTCCACGCAATACTTCCGGAACCAGCTAGGCCGAGCCGAGCCTTTTGATAAAGAGATTCGGCAGTTGTCGCCGTTCAACTATGAACAGCAGGAACAGGTGCAGGCCGTGGTACCCGCCTTCATTCCATGTTTTGACTACAAGATGCCGCCCGCTGAGAAACAGGCTTGGCACCAGACCGCCATGGAGACCCTGCTTAAATGCATTGTAGCTTTGAACGGCAGAACCCTGGTGCTCTTCACCAGCCGAAGAGACATGGACGCCGCCTATAACTGGCTCCATACTAGATTGCCGGCCTATGACATTGAACTGCTCCGGCAGGAAGGCACCAGCCTCTGGGAGATTCGGCGGTTCCGGCAAGAGGAGCATTCCGTGTTACTGGGGTTAGACCGCATGTGGTCGGGCGTGGATTTTCCGGGGGTGACGCTGTCGCAGGTGATTGTCTTTAGGTTGCCCAATCCGTCCATCAGCAACCCGTTGGTGGCGCACCGCAAAGAAGTGGAAGGCGGTATGTTCTGGGGCAAGTTCTATTATCCAGCCAGTCAGCATAAGTTGCGGCAGGGCTTCGGGCGTTTGGTGCGCCGGGAGAAGGACAAAGGCGCGTTCGTGATTCTGGATTCCAGGGTGGTGCATTCCTCTACCATGAACCACTTCAGGACCGAGTTGCCTGTGGAGATTGTGCCCTTCCAAACTGAGAATGAGTTGCAGACGTGGCTGCTGGAGGATTTGCTTCCTTCCTTGAAGCTGTATTCAGAATGGGAGCGCCGGCAGGTTTCCTTGAATCCGTCAGTAGAGCCGTAG
- a CDS encoding pirin family protein: MLDIIIEARKASLAPGMDVRRILPFRMRRMVGPFIFMDHAGPVDVQPPLQHNLDVLPHPHIGLSTVSYLFGGQVTHRDSLGVEQVILPGEVNWMTAGSGISHSERFEDPATLAGGNLEMIQTWVALPEKDEEAAPAFHNYKPDQLPIFTDTGVWMRLIAGDAYGLRNDVKTHSPLFYLHVQLETNARFGLPMEHAERGIYIAKGSLELGGRIYGAGQMLVFNKGVDPVLLAKEPTTLMLLGGEPLGERHIWWNFVSSRKERIEQAKADWKEGRIILPPNDNQEFVPLPDDKSKPASNAPAPQALS; this comes from the coding sequence ATGCTGGATATTATCATTGAAGCTCGTAAAGCCTCCCTCGCCCCGGGCATGGACGTGCGGAGAATCCTTCCGTTTAGAATGCGCCGAATGGTAGGCCCGTTCATCTTCATGGACCATGCCGGCCCGGTAGACGTGCAACCGCCGCTGCAGCACAACCTGGACGTGTTGCCGCATCCGCATATTGGCTTGTCTACAGTAAGCTACTTGTTTGGCGGGCAGGTCACGCACAGAGACAGCCTAGGCGTGGAGCAGGTGATTCTGCCCGGCGAAGTAAACTGGATGACGGCAGGAAGCGGCATCTCGCACTCAGAGCGGTTTGAGGACCCCGCCACTTTGGCCGGCGGCAACCTGGAGATGATACAGACCTGGGTGGCCCTGCCCGAGAAAGACGAAGAGGCTGCGCCCGCTTTCCACAACTACAAACCAGACCAACTGCCCATCTTCACCGATACCGGCGTCTGGATGCGCCTCATTGCTGGTGATGCCTACGGCCTCAGGAACGATGTCAAAACCCATTCGCCGCTATTCTATTTGCATGTCCAGCTGGAAACCAATGCCCGTTTTGGCCTGCCCATGGAACACGCAGAGCGCGGTATCTACATTGCCAAGGGTAGTCTGGAGTTGGGCGGCAGAATTTATGGCGCCGGACAGATGCTGGTGTTCAACAAAGGCGTAGACCCAGTGTTGCTGGCCAAAGAACCCACTACCCTCATGCTCCTGGGCGGCGAGCCTTTGGGAGAGCGGCACATCTGGTGGAATTTTGTCTCCAGCCGAAAAGAGCGCATTGAGCAGGCCAAGGCAGACTGGAAGGAAGGACGCATCATCCTTCCGCCAAATGACAACCAGGAGTTTGTGCCCCTGCCTGATGACAAGTCCAAACCCGCCAGCAACGCCCCGGCCCCGCAGGCACTTTCTTAA
- a CDS encoding alpha/beta hydrolase, which translates to MKKNLSTTFALPFWKSGWATLALGAILFTACEPKRTVDSEAGARDEAKDAAGMDTEILPADTGSQAVTTDTSMVRLKPTGPKPAWGSTITPPMQAVMEKLASYGSKPIPQLTAAQARTNPTPTTAVMDLMRENNIKMPPSKVDTVGKMIPVQGGQIHARVYTPKTGKSSYPVIVYYHGGGWVIADLNTYDGSARGLAEQADAIVVSVAYRQAPEHKYPTAHNDAFAAYKWALANAASMKGDPKKVAVVGESAGGNLAAAVSMMARDQKVQMPVHQLLVYPIASYNTTSPSYQKYAKAKPLDKPMMEWFFKQYLNSPADGKKPWIDLVNANLKGLPPTTIVAAEIDPLASEGQTLNDKLKAAGVETDYQKYDGVTHEFFGMATVLPEAKNAQAQAGMALKQAFNK; encoded by the coding sequence ATGAAAAAAAACCTATCAACTACTTTCGCCTTGCCCTTCTGGAAGTCGGGTTGGGCAACCCTTGCGCTTGGCGCCATTTTATTCACCGCCTGTGAACCCAAACGCACGGTAGACAGTGAAGCCGGCGCACGTGACGAGGCCAAAGACGCCGCAGGCATGGACACCGAAATACTTCCTGCGGATACCGGTTCCCAGGCAGTGACCACAGACACCAGCATGGTACGCCTGAAACCAACCGGTCCTAAACCAGCCTGGGGTTCTACTATCACGCCGCCCATGCAGGCCGTCATGGAGAAACTGGCGAGCTACGGGTCCAAACCTATTCCGCAGTTGACGGCCGCCCAGGCCAGAACCAATCCTACGCCCACCACTGCGGTCATGGACCTGATGAGGGAAAATAACATTAAGATGCCGCCCAGCAAGGTAGATACCGTGGGCAAGATGATTCCGGTGCAGGGTGGGCAGATTCATGCGCGCGTCTACACGCCTAAAACCGGCAAGTCGTCGTATCCGGTCATTGTCTACTACCACGGCGGGGGCTGGGTCATTGCCGATTTGAACACCTATGACGGTTCTGCCAGAGGCTTAGCCGAGCAAGCCGATGCCATTGTGGTATCCGTGGCCTACCGCCAGGCGCCTGAGCATAAATACCCAACGGCCCACAACGACGCCTTTGCCGCCTACAAATGGGCACTGGCCAATGCCGCCTCCATGAAAGGCGACCCTAAGAAAGTGGCTGTTGTGGGGGAAAGCGCCGGAGGCAACCTGGCCGCCGCCGTGAGCATGATGGCCCGCGACCAGAAAGTACAGATGCCGGTGCATCAGTTGCTGGTCTACCCCATTGCCAGCTACAACACCACCTCGCCGTCTTACCAGAAATACGCCAAGGCCAAGCCGCTGGACAAGCCCATGATGGAGTGGTTCTTCAAACAGTATTTGAACAGCCCAGCAGATGGCAAGAAGCCTTGGATTGACCTGGTGAACGCCAACCTGAAAGGCCTTCCGCCCACCACCATCGTGGCGGCTGAGATTGACCCTCTGGCCTCTGAGGGACAGACCCTGAACGACAAGCTGAAAGCCGCCGGCGTGGAGACCGACTATCAGAAATATGATGGCGTCACGCATGAGTTCTTCGGGATGGCTACCGTACTGCCCGAGGCCAAGAACGCCCAGGCCCAGGCTGGCATGGCGCTCAAGCAAGCCTTCAACAAATAA
- a CDS encoding LTA synthase family protein produces MMKFLRPRPLRESVYAALLLSLGLAMLFYTICRVLFFVFNQGFFEETSFSDLLYLMLAGLQFDLSAVLYTNALFLVLMILPFPFRYHPVYRKVVKWVFLVCNAIGIAFNSIDFVYYRFTLRRTTASVVQEFGNENWGKFATSFLVDFWYVPVIWIALVVALAWLYNRIELVRPKNLNPWYYYPWHTALMLLTVGLTIVAIRGGIRHSTRPITLSNAGQYVERPQEMYIVLNTPFSVIRTLNKPTYQKITHYQEPELSQLFNPIHQPADSGQFTPKNVVVIILESFGKEAIGGYNQHLEDGKYTGFTPFIDSLMTQSKVYWNSFANGRRSIDALPSVLTGIPSVQEPFVLTQYVSNTLPSLPRTLREKGYQTSFFHGAPNGSMGFDALMNLMGVEQYYGMTEYGKPEDFDGMWGIWDEEFLQFMAGKLSTFREPFMSAVFTTTSHHPYRIPDRYKGKFKKGPYEIFECIGYSDMALRKFFETASKAPWFKNTLFVITADHSATYTYYPEYQTAWGNFAVPIMFYAPGDPGFRGVEKDRVVQQLDIMPTVLGYLKYDKPYFSFGKNMLNPTEGNFAVNYQGGYQWTEGEYLLQHDGANALGLFNYREDKFLKKDLKGTLPEIQTPMERKLKAFIQQYNNRMVDNKLTVNSSK; encoded by the coding sequence ATGATGAAATTCTTAAGGCCTAGGCCGTTGCGGGAAAGTGTGTATGCGGCCTTGCTGCTCTCGCTGGGGCTGGCCATGCTGTTCTATACTATTTGCCGGGTTCTGTTCTTTGTGTTTAACCAAGGCTTCTTTGAGGAAACGTCGTTCTCAGACTTGCTGTATTTGATGCTGGCGGGCTTGCAGTTTGACCTCTCGGCGGTGTTGTACACCAACGCACTGTTTCTGGTGCTCATGATTCTGCCGTTCCCGTTCAGATACCATCCTGTCTATAGAAAGGTGGTGAAATGGGTGTTTTTGGTGTGCAATGCCATCGGGATAGCTTTTAACAGCATTGACTTTGTATACTATCGCTTCACACTGCGGCGTACCACGGCCAGCGTGGTGCAGGAGTTCGGGAATGAGAACTGGGGTAAGTTTGCGACTAGCTTTCTAGTGGACTTCTGGTACGTACCCGTGATCTGGATTGCGCTGGTAGTGGCCTTGGCTTGGCTGTACAACCGCATTGAGTTGGTTCGGCCCAAGAACCTCAACCCTTGGTATTACTATCCATGGCACACGGCGCTTATGTTGCTGACGGTGGGTTTGACCATTGTGGCCATTAGAGGCGGCATTCGGCACAGTACGCGGCCTATCACCTTGAGCAACGCAGGTCAGTACGTGGAGCGTCCGCAGGAGATGTACATCGTGCTCAACACGCCCTTTTCGGTCATCAGAACGCTCAACAAACCTACCTACCAGAAGATTACGCACTACCAGGAACCCGAGCTGTCACAGCTGTTCAATCCTATTCATCAGCCGGCGGACAGCGGGCAGTTCACGCCTAAGAACGTGGTGGTGATTATTTTAGAGAGCTTCGGGAAGGAGGCCATTGGCGGCTACAACCAGCACCTGGAAGACGGCAAATACACGGGCTTCACGCCGTTTATAGACTCCTTGATGACGCAGAGCAAGGTCTACTGGAACTCGTTCGCCAACGGAAGGCGGTCCATTGACGCGCTGCCCAGCGTGCTCACGGGTATTCCCAGCGTGCAGGAGCCCTTTGTGCTCACACAGTACGTCAGCAACACCTTGCCAAGTTTGCCGCGCACCCTGCGGGAGAAAGGCTACCAGACCTCGTTCTTCCATGGCGCACCCAACGGCTCCATGGGCTTTGACGCGCTCATGAATTTGATGGGTGTGGAGCAGTATTACGGCATGACGGAGTATGGCAAGCCCGAGGACTTTGACGGCATGTGGGGCATCTGGGATGAGGAGTTTCTGCAGTTCATGGCGGGCAAGCTGAGCACGTTTAGGGAGCCGTTCATGAGCGCGGTGTTTACCACCACTTCGCACCACCCGTACCGGATACCGGACCGCTACAAAGGCAAATTCAAGAAGGGACCGTATGAGATTTTTGAGTGTATAGGCTATTCAGACATGGCCCTGCGCAAATTCTTTGAGACGGCCAGCAAAGCGCCTTGGTTCAAGAACACCTTGTTTGTGATTACGGCAGACCATTCGGCCACGTACACCTATTACCCAGAATACCAGACGGCCTGGGGAAACTTTGCCGTGCCCATCATGTTTTACGCGCCCGGTGACCCTGGTTTTAGAGGCGTGGAGAAAGACCGCGTGGTACAGCAACTGGACATCATGCCCACGGTGCTGGGCTACCTCAAGTATGACAAGCCCTACTTCTCCTTCGGGAAGAACATGTTGAACCCCACCGAGGGCAATTTTGCCGTGAACTACCAGGGCGGCTATCAATGGACCGAGGGCGAGTATCTGCTGCAGCATGACGGTGCCAACGCCTTGGGTCTTTTCAATTACCGCGAGGACAAGTTCCTTAAAAAGGACTTGAAGGGCACCCTGCCTGAGATTCAGACGCCCATGGAGCGTAAGCTCAAAGCCTTTATCCAGCAGTACAACAACCGAATGGTGGATAACAAACTGACGGTCAACAGCAGCAAGTAA
- a CDS encoding LLM class flavin-dependent oxidoreductase, with protein sequence MEIGITTFVENTPDPATGKLLPLHERMANLMEEIELADQVGLDVFSIGEHHREDFIVSSPAVVLAAAAVKTKNIKLSSAVTVLSSDDPVRVFQDFAHVDLLSKGRAEIMAGRGSFIESFPLFGQDLDDYNELFSEKLDLLVQLNKSEKVTWTGKHRPSIHNLGVYPRPYQAELPIWVAVGGTPASVVRAAEYGLPMALAIIGGSPERFVPFTDLYKQAYKKAGHDVPKLQLAINSHGYIADDSQKAADEFYGPYAYLMGKIGKERGWSGMSREQYDLMRSPEGSLLVGSPQQVIDKILWEYELFGNTRFLLHISVGTMPHAQVMHAIELLGTVVAPAVRKAVGEKKGI encoded by the coding sequence ATGGAAATAGGCATCACCACGTTTGTAGAGAATACCCCAGACCCGGCCACGGGCAAGCTGTTGCCACTGCATGAGCGCATGGCCAACCTTATGGAGGAGATTGAGCTAGCCGACCAAGTTGGCTTGGACGTCTTTTCCATTGGCGAGCACCACCGCGAAGATTTTATTGTCTCTTCGCCGGCCGTGGTGCTGGCCGCGGCGGCCGTCAAGACCAAGAACATCAAGCTGTCCAGCGCCGTGACGGTGCTGAGCTCAGATGACCCAGTGCGGGTGTTCCAGGATTTCGCGCACGTGGATTTGCTGAGCAAGGGCCGTGCTGAGATTATGGCCGGCCGCGGTTCCTTCATTGAGTCGTTCCCGCTGTTCGGCCAGGACTTGGATGACTACAACGAGCTGTTCTCTGAGAAGCTAGACCTGTTGGTACAACTGAACAAAAGCGAAAAGGTGACCTGGACCGGCAAGCACCGGCCCTCCATCCATAACCTAGGCGTGTACCCAAGACCGTACCAGGCAGAGCTGCCCATCTGGGTGGCGGTGGGCGGCACGCCGGCTTCAGTGGTACGCGCCGCGGAATATGGCTTGCCCATGGCGTTGGCCATTATTGGCGGCAGCCCTGAACGGTTTGTCCCCTTCACCGACCTCTACAAGCAAGCCTACAAGAAAGCGGGGCATGACGTGCCAAAGCTACAGTTGGCCATCAACTCGCATGGGTACATAGCCGATGACTCCCAGAAAGCCGCCGATGAATTTTACGGTCCCTACGCTTACCTTATGGGCAAGATTGGCAAGGAGCGCGGGTGGTCGGGTATGAGCCGTGAACAATATGACCTCATGCGCAGCCCCGAGGGTTCTCTGCTGGTGGGCAGCCCGCAGCAGGTGATTGACAAGATTCTATGGGAGTATGAGTTGTTCGGGAATACCCGGTTCCTGCTGCACATCAGCGTGGGCACCATGCCCCACGCGCAAGTCATGCACGCCATTGAGCTGTTGGGAACGGTAGTGGCCCCGGCGGTGCGGAAGGCGGTAGGGGAGAAGAAGGGGATTTAA
- a CDS encoding alkene reductase: MNTQPLLTPYKSDFLDLRNRLVMAPMTRSRSTNPENVATELTAKYYAQRASAGLIVSEGTPISAKAIGYINVPGIYTDAQVEGWKLVTDAVHAKGGKIFAQLWHVGRMSHPDFHNGELPVAPSAVNPNDKAYTPQGFKDTVTPRALETFEVKAIVQDFKNAAANAVKAGFDGVEIHASNGYLLHQFFNSQTNVRTDEYGGSVENRARILFEVLDAVKEVIDLSKVGVRLNPSMHGGFGIELTEDAPEQFEYIISKLNDYSLAYLHLTEAGAKARELPHAIKEVAQHFRGIYKGTLVTNGGYTQESGNKVIEAGHADLVAYGVPYIGNPDLVERFAQHAPLNQADPNTFYSPTGEKGYTDYPALAELSETK, translated from the coding sequence ATGAATACCCAACCGCTTTTAACCCCATACAAATCAGATTTCCTGGACCTACGCAACCGCCTGGTGATGGCGCCCATGACGCGTAGCCGTTCTACCAACCCAGAGAACGTAGCTACAGAATTGACCGCCAAATACTATGCGCAGCGTGCCAGTGCCGGTTTGATTGTTTCTGAAGGGACGCCAATCAGTGCCAAGGCCATTGGCTACATCAACGTGCCGGGCATTTACACAGACGCGCAGGTAGAAGGCTGGAAACTGGTCACTGACGCCGTGCACGCCAAAGGCGGAAAAATCTTCGCCCAGTTATGGCACGTGGGCCGCATGTCGCACCCAGACTTTCATAACGGCGAGTTGCCGGTAGCGCCGTCGGCGGTGAACCCCAATGACAAAGCCTATACCCCGCAGGGTTTCAAAGACACCGTAACGCCCAGAGCGCTGGAAACGTTTGAGGTGAAAGCCATTGTGCAGGACTTCAAGAACGCCGCCGCCAACGCTGTGAAAGCAGGGTTTGACGGCGTGGAGATTCACGCTTCTAACGGCTACCTGTTGCACCAGTTCTTCAACAGCCAGACCAACGTGCGTACCGACGAATACGGCGGGTCTGTAGAGAACCGCGCCCGCATTCTGTTTGAGGTGCTGGATGCCGTGAAAGAAGTCATTGACCTGAGCAAAGTAGGCGTTCGTCTGAACCCTTCCATGCACGGCGGCTTCGGGATTGAATTGACAGAGGACGCCCCTGAGCAGTTTGAGTACATCATCTCTAAACTGAACGACTATTCCCTGGCCTACCTGCACCTGACAGAAGCCGGTGCCAAAGCCCGCGAATTGCCCCACGCCATCAAAGAGGTGGCCCAGCATTTCAGAGGAATTTACAAGGGCACGCTGGTGACCAACGGCGGCTACACGCAGGAGAGCGGCAACAAGGTCATTGAGGCAGGCCACGCAGATTTAGTGGCCTACGGCGTGCCGTACATTGGCAACCCAGACTTGGTAGAGCGCTTCGCGCAGCACGCACCCTTGAACCAGGCAGACCCTAACACCTTTTATAGCCCAACCGGCGAAAAAGGCTACACAGATTATCCTGCTTTGGCAGAACTCTCTGAGACTAAATAA
- a CDS encoding helix-turn-helix domain-containing protein → MGLTITKYAPATALQSVVDHYWAGTNTDTEGTQAQRVFPSSYIEVVLPLGPSRKGKKTMSGPAVGEVGFWTVPHALPTSESKEWFGICFNPEALPGVFGLSASELLNHAGSCQKELDASFSTFCRSLSQATTNSERVRLTDAYLTTFLQTAAPKPEATSYVQTAARLIRLQKCHVSVEGLSQNLCIGMRQLERAFKKDLGLTPKTYMRLSRLSSVLQLISQNPNLPLAQLSYLGGYSDQAHFNREFKRMTGVVPSKYVAHPQEFLTF, encoded by the coding sequence ATGGGATTAACAATTACTAAGTATGCGCCGGCCACTGCGCTTCAATCTGTGGTAGACCATTATTGGGCAGGAACCAACACAGACACAGAGGGCACGCAAGCCCAAAGAGTTTTCCCGTCTAGCTACATTGAGGTGGTGCTGCCCTTGGGTCCTTCCAGAAAAGGCAAGAAAACAATGTCTGGACCCGCTGTGGGCGAAGTGGGCTTTTGGACGGTGCCGCATGCCTTGCCTACTTCAGAGAGCAAAGAATGGTTTGGCATCTGCTTCAACCCAGAGGCCTTGCCGGGGGTGTTTGGGTTGTCTGCGTCTGAGTTGCTCAACCATGCGGGCTCTTGCCAGAAAGAACTGGATGCGTCTTTTTCAACCTTCTGTCGGTCATTGAGCCAGGCCACCACCAACTCTGAGCGGGTGCGCCTGACAGATGCCTATCTAACTACCTTTCTACAAACTGCAGCGCCCAAACCAGAAGCCACTTCTTATGTGCAGACCGCCGCTAGGCTTATCAGGCTCCAGAAATGCCATGTGAGCGTAGAGGGTTTGAGCCAGAACCTGTGCATTGGCATGCGGCAATTGGAGCGCGCCTTTAAAAAAGACCTGGGGCTGACTCCCAAAACCTATATGCGCCTGAGCCGGCTCAGCTCTGTGCTGCAACTCATCTCCCAAAACCCCAACTTACCACTGGCGCAGCTTTCTTACCTGGGTGGCTACTCAGACCAGGCCCATTTTAACCGCGAGTTCAAACGAATGACCGGCGTGGTACCTTCTAAGTATGTGGCGCATCCGCAGGAGTTTCTAACTTTTTAA
- a CDS encoding MarR family winged helix-turn-helix transcriptional regulator: MNLEDEIKQKSFTSPYHRMAVNIMFTGNWLHKELASTVRPFGVSLQQHNVLSILRGQHPNPCMLGVIQERMLDRESNATRLVDKLLEKGLVSRCQCPDNRRKVDIVITEKGLELLKQIDSVIKDFQSRFGHLTEEEATLLGNLLDKVRQR; the protein is encoded by the coding sequence ATGAACCTGGAAGACGAAATAAAACAGAAATCCTTTACCAGTCCGTATCACCGGATGGCCGTGAACATCATGTTCACCGGTAACTGGCTGCACAAGGAGTTGGCGAGCACGGTACGTCCGTTCGGGGTTTCTTTGCAACAGCACAACGTATTGTCCATTCTGCGGGGCCAGCACCCAAATCCGTGCATGTTGGGCGTCATCCAAGAACGCATGCTGGACCGTGAGTCCAATGCCACACGCCTGGTAGACAAGCTTTTGGAGAAAGGGTTAGTTAGCCGTTGCCAGTGCCCTGACAACCGGCGCAAGGTGGACATTGTGATTACCGAGAAAGGTTTGGAGCTCTTGAAGCAGATTGATTCTGTGATTAAGGACTTCCAAAGCAGATTCGGGCATTTGACCGAAGAGGAAGCAACCCTATTGGGCAACCTGCTGGACAAAGTGCGCCAACGCTAA